A genomic segment from Chitinophaga flava encodes:
- a CDS encoding 3-keto-disaccharide hydrolase, which translates to MKRSFLKFVWGAALILCTSGAFAQKAQSLFNGKNLDGWKIHGTEKWYVDKGELICESGPDKEYGYLATDKQYKNFELTVQFKQEADGNSGVFFHSSLEGTKIAGWQAEVAPPNLHTGGIYESYGRGWLIKPEKEKEQYLKMGEWNTMKIRVSGDQVTTWLNGHEMITLKDEKIGAADGQIALQIHSGGGIKVRWKNIKLVPLKG; encoded by the coding sequence ATGAAGCGGTCTTTTTTAAAATTTGTATGGGGAGCTGCCCTCATATTATGTACCAGCGGCGCTTTTGCTCAGAAAGCACAATCATTATTCAACGGTAAAAACCTGGATGGCTGGAAAATACACGGTACTGAAAAATGGTATGTAGACAAAGGTGAACTGATATGTGAAAGCGGTCCGGATAAAGAATACGGCTATCTGGCCACCGACAAACAATACAAGAACTTTGAGCTGACCGTACAGTTCAAACAGGAAGCAGACGGCAACAGCGGTGTGTTTTTCCACTCTTCCCTGGAAGGCACCAAAATTGCCGGCTGGCAGGCCGAAGTAGCGCCGCCCAACTTGCACACCGGCGGTATCTACGAATCCTATGGCCGCGGATGGCTGATTAAACCCGAAAAGGAAAAAGAACAATACCTGAAAATGGGTGAATGGAATACCATGAAAATCCGGGTTTCCGGCGATCAGGTAACCACCTGGCTCAATGGTCATGAGATGATCACCCTGAAAGACGAAAAAATCGGCGCAGCCGACGGTCAGATTGCCTTGCAGATCCATTCCGGCGGAGGCATCAAGGTAAGATGGAAAAATATTAAACTGGTTCCACTGAAAGGATAA
- a CDS encoding 16S rRNA (uracil(1498)-N(3))-methyltransferase, producing the protein MDLPIFYAPDIVEGATVYTMNEDTSKYCIQVLRHENGDTVLLADGRGHRYSTVITDDNRKRCSVKITHTETLPAPAPALRIAIAFTKNTSRIEWFLEKATEIGIQTIIPLVSQRTEKEKVKAERLQNILVSAMLQSQQFYLPQLQEPEPFDKVVKNAADPQKLIAHCLPEQKKELQHHMKPGKDTLLLIGPEGDFTPEEIQLALEQGFEPVSLGKNRLRTETAGIVAVTLMNAAQYF; encoded by the coding sequence ATGGACCTGCCTATCTTTTATGCGCCCGATATAGTGGAAGGCGCTACTGTTTATACGATGAATGAGGATACTTCCAAGTACTGTATCCAGGTGCTGCGGCATGAAAACGGTGACACCGTGTTGCTGGCGGATGGTCGTGGTCACCGTTATAGTACAGTGATCACAGACGACAACCGTAAACGTTGCAGTGTAAAGATCACCCATACGGAAACGCTGCCGGCCCCAGCCCCGGCACTTCGTATAGCCATTGCCTTTACCAAAAACACCTCACGGATAGAGTGGTTTCTGGAGAAAGCTACAGAGATAGGCATCCAGACTATCATCCCCCTGGTAAGCCAGCGGACGGAGAAGGAAAAAGTGAAGGCAGAAAGACTGCAAAACATACTGGTATCGGCTATGCTGCAATCGCAGCAGTTTTACCTGCCCCAGCTGCAGGAGCCGGAACCCTTTGACAAAGTAGTTAAAAATGCTGCCGATCCGCAGAAGCTGATCGCACACTGTTTACCGGAACAAAAAAAGGAGTTGCAACACCATATGAAGCCCGGAAAGGACACCTTGCTGCTGATCGGGCCGGAAGGTGATTTTACACCGGAAGAGATCCAGCTGGCATTGGAACAGGGTTTTGAACCTGTGTCTCTGGGAAAAAACAGACTGCGTACGGAAACAGCCGGCATCGTTGCCGTGACATTGATGAACGCTGCGCAATATTTTTGA
- a CDS encoding quinone-dependent dihydroorotate dehydrogenase: MYQLIKKLLFRVQPEKIHHLVMRGMKTIYALPFGKNILRACCDVKTSGLERELFGLHFSNPVGLAAGFDKDAKYIDELSCLGFGFVEIGTVTPLAQPGNDQPRLFRLPEDKALINRMGFNNEGAPAAAKRLQRKKSNIIVGGNIGKNKNTPNEEAVSDYEKCFHALYDVADYFVVNVSSPNTPNLRALQEKEPLKQLLHHLQLLNAQKLKPKPILLKIAPDLTNEQLDDIIEIVQETKLAGIVATNTTISREGLATPAATVTEIGAGGLSGLPVKEKSTAVIKYIHTRSKGSIPIIAAGGIFTAADAQEKLDAGASLVQVYTGFIYEGPTIVKKICAGLRK; this comes from the coding sequence ATGTACCAACTGATTAAAAAACTGTTATTCCGCGTTCAGCCGGAAAAGATCCACCACCTTGTAATGCGTGGGATGAAAACAATTTATGCGCTCCCGTTTGGCAAAAATATACTGAGAGCCTGCTGTGATGTTAAAACCAGCGGACTCGAACGGGAATTATTCGGCCTGCATTTCTCCAACCCGGTAGGGCTGGCTGCAGGTTTCGATAAAGACGCCAAATACATTGATGAACTGTCCTGTCTCGGATTCGGGTTCGTTGAAATCGGGACGGTTACTCCGCTGGCTCAGCCAGGCAACGACCAGCCACGCCTTTTCCGCCTCCCGGAAGATAAGGCCCTGATCAACCGGATGGGCTTCAACAATGAAGGAGCTCCCGCGGCAGCTAAGAGACTGCAACGTAAAAAATCTAATATTATCGTTGGCGGCAACATCGGTAAAAACAAAAATACTCCCAACGAAGAAGCTGTCAGCGACTACGAAAAGTGTTTCCATGCCCTTTATGATGTGGCAGACTATTTTGTAGTAAATGTCAGCTCTCCCAATACGCCCAACCTGCGGGCCCTGCAGGAGAAAGAACCCCTCAAGCAGCTGCTCCATCATCTGCAACTGCTCAACGCACAGAAACTCAAACCCAAACCTATTCTGTTGAAGATTGCTCCTGACCTGACCAACGAGCAACTGGACGATATCATCGAAATTGTACAGGAAACCAAACTTGCAGGCATTGTGGCTACCAATACCACCATCAGCCGGGAAGGTCTTGCCACACCGGCAGCCACCGTTACGGAAATTGGTGCTGGCGGACTTAGCGGTCTTCCTGTAAAAGAAAAATCCACGGCCGTGATAAAATATATCCATACCCGTAGTAAAGGCAGCATTCCTATCATCGCCGCCGGAGGTATCTTCACCGCCGCCGATGCACAGGAAAAACTGGATGCCGGCGCTTCACTGGTACAGGTATATACCGGCTTCATTTACGAAGGTCCTACCATCGTGAAAAAGATCTGTGCAGGGTTGCGTAAATAA
- a CDS encoding cell division protein ZapA, whose amino-acid sequence MEQLIPINIVVSDRSYRIKIRPEEEEEVRRIMKEVNEKIVDFKTSYAGKDQQDYVAMALIMYATHPVTSGGKAQAVTAPFLQEKLEKLEEIINQALG is encoded by the coding sequence ATGGAACAACTCATTCCTATCAATATCGTGGTATCTGACCGCTCTTACCGGATCAAAATACGGCCGGAAGAAGAGGAAGAGGTACGTCGTATTATGAAGGAAGTGAATGAAAAAATTGTTGACTTTAAGACCTCTTATGCTGGGAAAGACCAGCAGGACTACGTTGCTATGGCCCTCATCATGTATGCCACCCACCCTGTTACCAGCGGAGGCAAGGCGCAGGCTGTTACTGCTCCCTTTCTGCAGGAAAAGCTGGAAAAGCTGGAAGAAATCATCAACCAGGCACTGGGATAA
- the pheT gene encoding phenylalanine--tRNA ligase subunit beta — MTISYNWLCEYLPVKPTPEELSTILTRIGLEVESLEKFEAVKGSLAGLVIGEVLTAEQHPNADKLKLTTVNTGNSEPLRIVCGAPNVAVGQKVVVAPIGTTIYPLGGEPLTMKKAKIRGEESHGMICAEDEIGLGNSHAGIMVLDASLIPGTPASEVFRPAQDWIFEIGLTPNRMDAMSHVGVAKDVCAFLNNLEHTHKYLVQLPEIKALPQADAPLPISVTIDNTDACPRYSGISITGVTVAPSPEWLKNHLQAIGVRPINNIVDITNFVLHETGQPLHAFDAAAVKGNAVVVKNLPQDTLFVTLDEKERKLDATDLMICNGAGEGMCIAGVFGGLHSGVSDTTRDIFLESAFFSPGGIRTTSFRHGLRTDAASRFEKGVDISNVVFALQRAAALICELAGGKAASGIVDVYPMPKQKTQVETTYAYIHKLSGSNYSPDKVKNILRSLGFEVLSETAEGLRVAVPFSKPDISLPADLVEEVMRIDGLDNIEIPSHVTISPALSSHPDEEGVREKVANYLAGNGFNEIFTNSITNSKYFTPEVLEHTVKMMNSLTVELDVMRPSMLETGLESISHNLNRKNEDLFFFEFGKTYQVLEKGYGETNHLVLYLTGKKTPETWMHKSSPADFYDLKGFVINVLRQLGYSQLQWVESNAADLQPAWEIKVKNQVVVTLGGVTAQKLKQFDIRQAVWFATFNWDKILGLLQKSDNFYKEIPRFPAVRRDLALVLDKQVRFAAVEAAARAVKSSLLQDINLFDVFESEKLGANKKSYAVSFTFLDTQKTLTDKEIDGVMDKLVKTFETQLQAEIRR; from the coding sequence ATGACGATTTCATACAACTGGCTTTGTGAGTATTTACCGGTAAAACCTACACCGGAGGAGCTATCCACCATCTTGACACGTATAGGCCTGGAAGTAGAAAGCCTTGAAAAATTTGAGGCAGTAAAAGGCAGCCTGGCCGGCTTGGTGATCGGAGAAGTACTGACAGCAGAGCAACACCCCAACGCGGACAAACTGAAACTGACCACTGTCAACACCGGCAACAGTGAGCCGCTGCGGATTGTCTGCGGCGCACCCAATGTGGCCGTAGGACAGAAAGTAGTGGTAGCCCCTATCGGCACCACCATCTACCCCCTGGGCGGTGAGCCCCTCACCATGAAAAAAGCAAAGATCCGTGGCGAAGAAAGTCACGGTATGATCTGCGCTGAAGATGAAATCGGCCTGGGCAACAGCCATGCCGGTATCATGGTACTGGATGCATCTCTCATACCTGGCACTCCCGCCAGCGAAGTCTTCCGCCCTGCACAGGACTGGATCTTCGAAATAGGCCTCACTCCCAACCGTATGGATGCGATGAGCCATGTAGGCGTAGCCAAAGACGTATGTGCTTTTCTCAACAACCTGGAACACACCCATAAATACCTGGTACAGCTGCCGGAAATAAAAGCCCTGCCACAAGCAGATGCTCCCCTCCCGATCAGCGTGACCATCGATAATACCGATGCCTGCCCCCGCTATAGTGGTATCAGCATCACCGGCGTTACCGTAGCTCCTTCCCCGGAATGGCTCAAAAATCATCTGCAGGCCATCGGCGTACGCCCTATCAATAATATAGTGGACATCACCAACTTCGTTCTGCATGAAACCGGCCAGCCTCTGCACGCTTTCGACGCAGCGGCCGTAAAAGGTAATGCTGTGGTTGTTAAAAACCTACCGCAGGATACCCTCTTCGTGACCCTGGATGAAAAAGAAAGAAAACTCGACGCCACTGATCTGATGATCTGCAACGGCGCCGGCGAAGGCATGTGTATTGCCGGCGTATTCGGCGGACTGCACTCCGGCGTTTCCGATACCACCCGGGATATCTTCCTGGAAAGTGCGTTCTTCTCCCCCGGCGGTATCCGTACTACTTCTTTCCGGCACGGCCTCCGTACCGATGCCGCTTCCCGCTTTGAAAAAGGCGTGGATATCTCCAATGTGGTATTTGCCCTGCAACGCGCGGCGGCTCTCATCTGCGAACTGGCAGGTGGCAAAGCAGCTTCCGGCATTGTAGACGTATACCCTATGCCCAAACAGAAAACACAGGTGGAAACCACCTACGCTTATATCCACAAACTCAGCGGCAGCAACTATTCTCCCGACAAAGTGAAGAATATCCTGCGCAGCCTGGGTTTTGAGGTACTGTCTGAAACTGCTGAAGGACTGCGGGTAGCTGTACCTTTCAGCAAACCCGACATCAGCCTGCCGGCAGACCTGGTAGAAGAAGTGATGCGTATTGACGGCCTCGACAATATCGAAATCCCCTCCCATGTCACTATTTCCCCGGCGCTGTCATCTCACCCGGATGAAGAAGGTGTAAGGGAAAAAGTAGCCAACTACCTGGCAGGCAATGGTTTCAACGAAATTTTCACCAACTCCATCACCAACAGCAAATACTTTACGCCCGAAGTGCTGGAACATACCGTGAAAATGATGAACAGCCTCACCGTGGAGCTCGATGTGATGCGCCCTTCCATGCTGGAAACTGGCCTGGAAAGCATCTCCCACAACCTGAACCGCAAGAATGAAGACCTCTTCTTCTTTGAGTTTGGTAAAACCTACCAGGTACTGGAAAAAGGTTATGGAGAAACCAACCACCTTGTACTATACCTGACTGGTAAAAAAACACCGGAAACCTGGATGCATAAATCCAGCCCTGCCGACTTCTACGATCTGAAAGGGTTTGTAATCAACGTATTAAGACAACTGGGATACAGTCAGTTACAGTGGGTTGAAAGCAATGCTGCCGATCTGCAGCCAGCCTGGGAAATAAAGGTAAAAAACCAGGTGGTGGTAACCCTCGGTGGTGTTACAGCACAGAAACTGAAACAGTTCGATATTCGGCAAGCGGTATGGTTTGCAACATTTAATTGGGATAAAATACTCGGACTGTTACAAAAAAGTGATAACTTTTACAAGGAAATCCCCCGCTTCCCTGCCGTAAGGAGGGACCTGGCACTGGTACTGGACAAACAGGTGAGATTTGCAGCTGTAGAAGCCGCTGCACGCGCTGTGAAGTCCTCCCTGCTCCAGGATATCAACCTCTTCGACGTTTTCGAAAGTGAGAAGCTGGGAGCCAATAAAAAATCGTACGCCGTAAGTTTTACCTTCCTGGACACCCAGAAAACCCTGACAGACAAGGAGATTGATGGGGTAATGGACAAGCTGGTAAAGACTTTCGAAACACAGTTACAAGCGGAAATACGCCGATAG
- the rny gene encoding ribonuclease Y — MDVTLYTTIAAVVALIIGIVLGKVIFAKNTQQKIDDAEQQAKKIIADAQVSAENLKKDRLLEAKEKYLQLKSEHEKEVMQRNQKISESENRIKQKEQSLNQKNEQLQKQINENDAIKDTLNRQMELVTVKRSELEKHQEEHIRRLEKVAGLTAEEAKHQLVESLKEEARSQALSHIQEIIEDAKLKANKEAKKIIIQSIQRTAAEQTIENTITVFTLESDEIKGQIIGREGRNIRAIEAATGVDLIVDDTPEAIVLSSFDPLRREIARLSLQRLVQDGRIHPARIEEVVEKTKKQLEEQVMDIGERTVIELGIHGLHKELVRLVGKMRFRSSYGQNLLMHSKETANLCAVMAAELGLNPKLAKRAGLLHDIGKVPDEETELSHALLGAKLAEKYGEHAAVVNAIGAHHDEMEMQYVISPIVQACDAISGARPGARREIMQSYLQRIKDLENLALSHEGVEKAYAIQAGRELRIIVESDKVSDNDADRLSFEIANKIQTEMQYPGQIKVTVIREKRAVNIAR, encoded by the coding sequence ATGGATGTTACACTTTATACGACAATAGCTGCAGTAGTGGCATTGATCATAGGAATAGTGCTAGGTAAGGTGATATTTGCCAAAAACACACAGCAAAAAATAGACGACGCTGAGCAACAGGCTAAAAAAATCATCGCAGATGCACAAGTGAGCGCTGAAAACCTCAAAAAAGACAGGTTACTCGAAGCGAAGGAAAAATACCTGCAATTAAAAAGTGAGCATGAAAAAGAAGTCATGCAGCGCAACCAGAAAATATCTGAATCTGAAAACCGTATCAAACAGAAAGAGCAATCGCTCAATCAGAAAAACGAGCAACTTCAGAAACAAATAAACGAAAACGATGCTATTAAAGATACGCTGAACCGCCAGATGGAACTGGTTACCGTTAAGCGTAGCGAACTCGAAAAACACCAGGAAGAGCATATCCGCCGCCTGGAAAAAGTAGCCGGCCTCACTGCCGAAGAAGCTAAACATCAGCTGGTGGAAAGCCTGAAAGAGGAAGCCCGTTCACAGGCGCTGTCTCATATCCAGGAAATCATCGAAGATGCCAAATTAAAAGCCAACAAGGAAGCTAAAAAAATCATCATACAGTCTATCCAGCGTACTGCTGCTGAACAGACCATCGAGAACACCATCACCGTGTTTACCCTGGAAAGTGATGAGATCAAGGGTCAGATCATCGGCCGTGAAGGACGTAATATCCGTGCCATTGAAGCTGCTACCGGTGTAGACCTGATCGTAGACGATACTCCTGAAGCAATCGTACTGTCTTCCTTCGACCCACTGCGCCGTGAAATTGCACGTCTGTCGCTCCAGCGCCTGGTACAGGATGGCCGTATCCACCCTGCCCGTATCGAGGAAGTAGTGGAAAAAACCAAGAAACAGCTGGAAGAACAGGTAATGGACATTGGAGAAAGAACTGTGATTGAACTGGGTATCCATGGCCTGCATAAAGAACTGGTTCGTCTGGTAGGTAAGATGCGTTTCCGCTCTTCCTACGGTCAGAACCTGCTCATGCACTCCAAAGAAACCGCTAACCTCTGTGCGGTAATGGCTGCTGAGCTGGGCCTCAACCCTAAACTGGCCAAACGTGCCGGCCTCCTGCACGATATTGGTAAAGTGCCTGACGAAGAAACTGAACTGAGCCACGCCCTCCTCGGCGCCAAACTGGCTGAAAAATACGGCGAACATGCCGCAGTGGTAAACGCCATCGGCGCCCACCACGATGAAATGGAAATGCAATACGTGATCTCTCCGATCGTTCAGGCCTGCGACGCCATCAGTGGCGCCCGTCCAGGCGCCCGCCGCGAAATCATGCAGAGCTACCTCCAACGTATCAAAGATCTGGAGAACCTGGCCTTGTCTCACGAAGGTGTGGAGAAAGCCTACGCTATCCAGGCCGGTAGAGAATTACGTATCATCGTAGAGAGCGATAAAGTATCCGACAACGATGCTGACCGCCTGTCTTTCGAGATCGCGAATAAAATACAGACCGAAATGCAATACCCAGGTCAGATCAAGGTAACGGTGATCCGTGAAAAACGCGCGGTGAACATTGCCCGCTAA
- a CDS encoding TerC family protein: protein MEQFLTAESLISLFTLVLMEVVLGIDNVIFVSIVMNRLPAEKRPAARRIWMFTGIAVRIILLLCIGYIVRAVNPLFHIGSHGFSLRDLIMLGGGLFLLIKTTLEIHHKLEGEEETAQSINSSKSTTSMINVVGQIILIDTVFSFDSIITAVGLAKQVPIMIIAVIIAMIVMFLFAPRISDFIHKHPTLKMLALSFLVMVGAILIVEGWDADKAHDLHLKNYVYFAMAFSFGVEMLNMRVRKKHGTPVELKEPKL from the coding sequence ATGGAACAATTTCTGACTGCTGAGTCGCTCATCAGCCTCTTTACGCTGGTGCTCATGGAAGTCGTGCTGGGCATTGACAATGTTATCTTCGTATCCATCGTCATGAACCGGCTCCCGGCCGAAAAACGCCCTGCTGCCCGACGCATCTGGATGTTTACCGGCATCGCTGTACGTATCATCCTCCTGCTCTGTATCGGATACATTGTCAGGGCTGTCAACCCGCTGTTCCATATCGGCAGCCACGGTTTCAGCCTGCGTGACCTGATCATGCTGGGAGGCGGCCTGTTTCTGCTGATCAAAACCACCCTCGAAATCCACCACAAACTGGAAGGCGAGGAAGAAACAGCACAATCCATCAACAGTAGCAAATCTACTACCTCCATGATCAACGTGGTAGGTCAGATCATCCTCATCGATACGGTCTTCTCCTTCGACAGTATCATCACTGCCGTAGGCCTGGCCAAACAGGTACCCATCATGATCATCGCCGTTATAATCGCCATGATCGTCATGTTCCTGTTTGCACCCCGTATCAGCGACTTTATCCACAAACATCCCACCCTTAAAATGCTGGCCCTCTCCTTCCTGGTAATGGTAGGCGCCATCCTCATCGTTGAAGGCTGGGACGCGGACAAAGCCCACGATCTCCACCTGAAAAACTATGTTTATTTCGCAATGGCTTTCTCCTTCGGCGTAGAAATGCTGAATATGAGAGTACGTAAAAAACATGGCACTCCCGTGGAACTCAAAGAGCCCAAATTATAG
- the dnaB gene encoding replicative DNA helicase, giving the protein MDLNLKKDRNVRRKPAIEVSSLVYGKIPPQAKELEEAVLGAIMLEKGAFDIVVEILKGECFYVEAHQQIFSAMTRLASKSMPVDILTVTEELKSMGTLEAVGGPFTVMKLTNAVVSSANIEAHARIILQKFIQRELIRISGEILTESYEDTADVFDLLDSAESKLFEITNNHLRKNYDSIDRVLVNTMKRIEDLRNKGDDITGVPSGFPSLDKVTYGWQSTDLIIIAARPSVGKTAFALNLARNAALHPRFPKGAAVFSLEMSSGQIVQRILSAESEIKLEKISRGKLEEYEMKKLMTHGIERLAKAPIFIDDTPALNIFELRAKCRRLVHNHGVGVIIIDYLQLMSGSGDGRGSNREQEISKISRDLKGLAKELQVPVIALSQLSRDVEKRKDGNKMPQLSDLRESGAIEQDADMVMFLYRPEYYEINANEMGESNKGETHVRIAKHRNGQLDTIKLRAVLEFQRFEDDGSLENPGGGSPFAGISRPQQGGGGNDEAKLYIQKGSKMNDMNFDEGFEDAPF; this is encoded by the coding sequence ATGGATCTCAATCTTAAGAAGGACCGCAATGTTCGCAGAAAACCGGCCATTGAAGTGTCGTCCTTGGTGTATGGCAAGATACCACCACAGGCTAAAGAATTGGAAGAAGCTGTTTTGGGAGCCATAATGCTGGAGAAAGGTGCTTTTGATATTGTTGTAGAAATATTAAAAGGAGAATGTTTTTATGTAGAAGCACACCAGCAGATCTTTTCCGCCATGACCCGACTGGCGTCCAAGTCTATGCCGGTAGATATTCTCACCGTTACAGAAGAGCTGAAGTCAATGGGTACGCTCGAAGCTGTCGGTGGCCCCTTTACCGTGATGAAACTCACCAATGCGGTTGTATCTTCCGCCAACATTGAAGCACATGCCCGCATCATCCTGCAGAAATTCATCCAGCGGGAACTAATCCGCATCTCCGGCGAAATCCTCACAGAATCCTATGAGGACACCGCCGACGTATTCGACCTGCTCGACAGCGCCGAATCCAAACTCTTTGAAATCACCAATAACCACCTCCGTAAAAACTACGACTCTATCGACCGCGTACTGGTGAACACCATGAAACGAATCGAAGATCTTCGTAATAAAGGAGATGATATCACCGGTGTGCCCTCCGGTTTCCCTTCACTTGATAAGGTGACCTACGGCTGGCAGTCAACGGATCTTATCATCATCGCGGCCCGTCCGTCTGTGGGTAAAACCGCTTTCGCCCTTAACCTGGCCCGAAACGCAGCACTGCACCCCCGCTTCCCTAAAGGCGCAGCGGTATTCTCTCTGGAGATGTCCTCCGGCCAGATCGTACAACGTATTCTCTCGGCCGAGTCAGAAATAAAACTGGAAAAGATCTCCCGTGGTAAACTGGAAGAATATGAGATGAAGAAGCTGATGACCCACGGTATCGAACGTTTGGCCAAAGCTCCTATCTTTATCGATGATACCCCGGCACTCAATATCTTTGAGTTGAGGGCCAAGTGCAGAAGGCTGGTACATAACCACGGTGTAGGCGTTATCATCATCGACTACCTCCAGCTGATGAGCGGTAGTGGTGATGGCAGAGGGTCCAACCGTGAACAGGAAATCAGTAAGATCTCCCGTGACCTGAAAGGGCTCGCAAAGGAGTTGCAGGTGCCCGTGATCGCCCTCTCCCAGCTGAGCCGTGATGTGGAAAAACGTAAAGACGGTAATAAAATGCCTCAGCTGAGTGACCTCCGTGAATCCGGAGCGATCGAGCAGGATGCCGACATGGTAATGTTCCTGTACCGTCCTGAATACTATGAGATCAATGCCAACGAGATGGGTGAGTCCAACAAAGGTGAAACCCACGTTCGTATAGCCAAACACCGTAACGGTCAGTTGGACACCATCAAATTAAGAGCCGTACTGGAATTCCAGCGCTTTGAAGATGATGGTAGCCTGGAAAATCCGGGTGGTGGCAGCCCATTCGCAGGTATCTCCCGTCCACAGCAAGGCGGTGGCGGCAATGATGAAGCGAAACTGTATATACAGAAGGGTTCCAAGATGAACGACATGAACTTTGATGAAGGGTTTGAAGATGCTCCGTTTTAG
- a CDS encoding MATE family efflux transporter codes for MKQLYLKYRTYYKDNFHLAYPVVISQLGHTLVALSDSIIIGHTGKVPLAAVSLGNSLFSIFMVTGIGMSYGLTPLIAQENGRGNKSAIGHLLSHSLIINMVVGVLLSAVIYFGSNHLELLRQEADVAEQARPFLRYLGFSFIPLMLFLSFKQFAEGLGFTRQAMNISIIGNVINILIGITLVYGLFGFPRMGVVGVGIATFTDRLIMGITMAFYVLRSPRFKPYLQSFGFKQLKMASIKKILGIGTPVALQYIFEISAFSGAAVMVGWIGAAELAAHQIALSLAAMTYMMASGISAAAGIKSGNNFGKKDYHALRHSAIASYHMVLVLMGTTALMFMMFKNLLPAMYINDPQVIHIAAGLLVIAAFFQLFDGTQVVGLGVLRGLGDVRMPTFITLLAYWGIGIPLGYLLGIKLELGVEGIWWALLLGLLVASVLLFVRFHIKSRKLLAEA; via the coding sequence ATGAAACAGCTCTATCTAAAATACCGGACTTATTACAAAGACAATTTTCATTTAGCCTATCCTGTTGTTATTTCCCAGCTGGGGCATACCCTGGTAGCCCTGTCAGACAGTATCATCATCGGTCATACCGGTAAAGTGCCGCTGGCGGCAGTATCATTAGGCAACAGCCTGTTCAGCATTTTTATGGTCACTGGTATCGGCATGTCGTATGGCCTTACCCCGCTTATTGCCCAGGAAAACGGGCGTGGCAACAAAAGCGCGATCGGCCATCTGTTGAGCCACAGTCTTATCATCAACATGGTGGTAGGTGTATTGTTATCAGCGGTGATCTATTTCGGCAGTAACCATCTGGAACTGCTCAGACAAGAGGCTGATGTAGCCGAACAGGCCAGACCCTTCCTGCGTTACCTCGGTTTTTCCTTCATCCCCCTGATGTTGTTCCTTTCCTTCAAACAGTTTGCAGAAGGACTGGGCTTTACACGCCAGGCCATGAATATCAGTATTATCGGTAACGTGATCAATATCCTGATCGGTATCACACTGGTATACGGCCTTTTCGGATTTCCCCGTATGGGTGTAGTAGGCGTAGGTATCGCCACTTTTACGGACAGGCTGATCATGGGCATCACCATGGCTTTTTATGTGCTTCGCTCTCCCCGTTTTAAACCTTACCTGCAATCGTTTGGGTTTAAGCAGTTGAAGATGGCTTCCATCAAAAAAATTCTGGGCATCGGCACACCGGTGGCCCTGCAGTATATTTTTGAAATCAGTGCTTTCAGTGGTGCGGCGGTGATGGTAGGCTGGATTGGCGCAGCCGAACTGGCGGCCCACCAGATCGCTCTCAGCCTGGCGGCCATGACCTACATGATGGCCAGCGGTATCTCCGCAGCAGCTGGTATCAAGAGTGGCAACAACTTCGGTAAAAAAGATTATCATGCCCTTCGCCATTCTGCCATCGCCAGCTATCATATGGTGCTGGTGCTAATGGGCACTACCGCGCTGATGTTTATGATGTTCAAAAATCTGCTACCGGCCATGTACATCAATGATCCGCAGGTGATACATATTGCAGCTGGTCTGCTCGTGATAGCCGCTTTCTTCCAGTTGTTCGACGGTACTCAGGTGGTAGGACTGGGAGTACTCCGTGGCCTCGGCGATGTACGGATGCCTACATTTATTACACTGCTGGCTTACTGGGGTATCGGTATCCCGCTGGGCTATCTGCTGGGCATCAAACTGGAGCTGGGCGTGGAAGGCATATGGTGGGCGCTGTTGTTAGGCCTGCTGGTGGCCTCTGTACTGCTGTTTGTGCGGTTCCATATTAAAAGCCGCAAACTGCTCGCGGAAGCTTAA